Below is a window of Camelina sativa cultivar DH55 chromosome 11, Cs, whole genome shotgun sequence DNA.
tgaaaacaattCTTATAACATGGCCTTGTCAAACACACAACTGAAAACGTTGGTGGCATCATTATTCTATCTCTCTATTGTTCATCTTCTTATATAGTTTGACATTATTCCACTAGCATACCCTAAGTGCGATTATTATTACCTCTATAAGTTAAAGAATGTTCGTGTTAAAATCCGTACCGGTATATAACGATATATAGATACAAAAATTACGAATGCAACTGTTGTGTAACTGAATTAACTTTAGATGATAAGATTTCGAATGTATACCTGAATATTTTTGCAGCGAAACGATTCAAAAACGATTCGAGGTTATGTTCGCCCTCTAATTTTTGTACTTATACCGGTATCCACAACGCACACAAGTAGGAATTCGTCACACTGTCCCTATCTCTAAGGAGATTAAGTGTTTACTTGTCACACAAGAAACATATAGACCTCACAATATTACGTCTCTGGTATGAGTTTTCTCTTTTAGAACTCTCTGTTCTCGTCTATTTATATTTCTCTAAGTATCTGAATCCATGatatcatatctatatatatacacgcatGTAACCCTAGCTAGACTTACCCGGGTTAATGTGGAATGGGCTTTTTCCAATTTCAAATTGGATTGGAACttttcctctttgttttctttgacagaaaaaaaaagtgaaccaaatagaaaatcaaaattgcataaaacaaaatttacataaatttttaaggTATTTATTAGGAATTTAAGGTTTTACACCCATATAAAGGTATTTTGTGTATGAGTCTATGAGGGTTGATCTTATTTTTCTGGTTAAATTAGCGGTATAAGTTTTATTGGcacatgtatttttgataaagttttaaagagaaatatttttgaaaagtggtTTCAAAAAATGACTATTTTTTAAGTTACgggtattaaaaacaaattatattttgatccAATGTACCTAAGTTTTTGACATCTGtatattcatataatattaGTGATAGACATTTATTTAgactcaaaattttaaatagatatctaacaaaaacattgtaaccacttatattatatatcacatttctAATCGTTTACTCACTCAGAAAATTTCCAATCGTTTACTCATTTCACCAATATCTACATCTTATATGTCCCGTACGCACCCATAGTAAGAACAGGAATTTCCAATTATTACCAGACACTCAAACACACATCTCAATTCTCGACATATTCAAACAACTACACCTTTTAAACTTGgaacaacacaacaaatcaaaaagacccaaaacgatatatataagaaaaccaaaGTGAAACAATTTATTTTCGAAATACAGTAAACAGCAAAAATCCGATCccaaataactaattaatgcCAGATGAAGACATTATACTCGACCACGGCATCTTGACCAACAAGCTTATAAGTCTGGGCCTGTGCATAGCCTCTAGCAAACCTGAAAGCGCCGGTTCCACCGATGATCGGCATCTCTCTCAACTTCGTCATTATCGCATTCCGTCCATACATCGCGAGGGTGCTTCCGTTGAACTGTCCTTCCGTGAAAGCCAAGTTAAATACCATCGTGAAGATTAAGTCTTTCAAGTCCGTCGATGCGTACATCCCCTGAGCTCTCCCCACTTCCTTCGAGCTCGGGTCGGGTCCATCAGTCAAGGGATCATCAGCGATCATAATCACTCCAAATTTGATGGCAGAGGAGTTTGTTCCGGGAGCTTCAGCCACTCTGATGGCGGTAGGTTTGTCACCGGAGATGACGTCATGGAAATAAAAGTGGAGGTGGGTGAATTTCTCCGGCTTATAGCCTTGATATGGCGTCGTCGTTGTCGCGTACGCTTCGGATTCTGTAACGGTTACGGCAAGTAGAAGAGTAGTTAAgaagggagaaagaagaagtagaaaccGTTTAGCCATGTTCGTTATTTCTATCTacaaaggttaaaaaaaatatgatacttCAGGCTGTTGTATATGGAAATGTGATTTATTTATACACAAAACAAGATCAGTACGCAACTATGGGTTTATATAACATTTGTATATATGTCGTTTTCCAGATTGGTGACAACTAGGGATGTTAAAAAGGGTTTATAAACCCAGCCCGGCCCAGCCGTGTACAAGCTCGGCCCTCCAAAAACCAATGTTGAATTTGAACCCTACAAAACTAACACTAACGAGCCTAAACTCAGTCCAGCCCTGACcttgcaattattattttgttttctcttcctaagcgtgttatttaattattgacgAGTTGAGTGATAAACTTTGTGGTGGTCGTGGAATCGAAGCCAGAGCCTTGGACTGTGTCTCTGCTATGCGattatcttctctgttttggacTTCTTGAAGTTGAATCTAATAAGCCCTTAGATCTCAGGAAAATTCCTTATTCGTTCCCCAATCTCTTCTTTGGATTCGTTCATCTTTCAATCCCTAGTTNNNNNNNNNNNNNNNNNNNNNNNNNNNNNNNNNNNNNNNNNNNNNNNNNNNNNNNNNNNNNNNNNNNNNNNNNNNNNNNNNNNNNNNNNNNNNNNNNNNNNNNNNNNNNNNNNNNNNNNNNNNNNNNNNNNNNNNNNNNNNNNNNNNNNNNNNNNNNNNNNNNNNNNNNNNNNNNNNNNNNNNNNNNNNNNNNNNNNNNNNNNNNNNNNNNNNNNNNNNNNNNNNNNNNNNNNNNNNNNNNNNNNNNNNNNNNNNNNNNNNNNNNNNNNNNNNNNNNNNNNNNNNNNNNNNNNNNNNNNNNNNNNNNNNNNNNNNNNNNNNNNNNNNNNNNNNNNNNNNNNNNNNNNNNNNNNNNNNNNNNNNNNNNNNNNNNNNNNNNNNNNNNNNNNNNNNNNNNNNNNNNNNNNNNNNNNNNNNNNNNNNNNNNNNNNNNNNNNNNNNNNNNNNNNNNNNNNNNNNNNNNNNNNNNNNNNNNNNNNNNNNNNNNNNNNNNNNNNNNNNNNNNNNNNNNNNNNNNNNNNNNNNNNNNNNNNNNNNNNNNNNNNNNNNNNNNNNNNNNNNNNNNNNNNNNNNNNNNNNNNNNNNNNNNNNNNNNNNNNNNNNNNNNNNNNNNNNNNNNNNNNNNNNNNNNNNNNNNNNNNNNNNNNNNNNNNNNNNNNNNNNNNNNNNNNNNNNNNNNNNNNNNNNNNNNNNNNNNNNNNNNNNNNNNNNNNNNNNNNNNNNNNNNNNNNNNNNNNNNNNNNNNNNNNNNNNNNNNNNNNNNNNNNNNNNNNNNNNNNNNNNNNNNNNNNNNNNNNNNNNNNNNNNNNNNNNNNNNNNNNNNNNNNNNNNNNNNNNNNNNNNNNNNNNNNNNNNNNNNNNNNNNNNNNNNNNNNNNNNNNNNNNNNNNNNNNNNNNNNNNNNNNNNNNNNNNNNNNNNNNNNNNNNNNNNNNNNNNNNNNNNNNNNNNNNNNNNNNNNNNNNNNNNNNNNNNNNNNNNNNNNNNNNNNNNNNNNNNNNNNNNNNNNNNNNNNNNNNNNNNNNNNNNNNNNNNNNNNNNNNNNNNNNNNNNNNNNNNNNNNNNNNNNNNNNNNNNNNNNNNNNNNNNNNNNNNNNNNNNNNNNNNNNNNNNNNNNNNNNNNNNNNNNNNNNNNNNNNNNNNNNNNNNNNNNNNNNNNNNNNNNNNNNNNNNNNNNNNNNNNNNNNNNNNNNNNNNNNNNNNNNNNNNNNNNNNNNNNNNNNNNNNNNNNNNNNNNNNNNNNNNNNNNNNNNNNNNNNNNNNNNNNNNNNNNNNNNNNNNNNNNNNNNNNNNNNNNNNNNNNNNNNNNNNNNNNNNNNNNNNNNNNNNNNNNNNNNNNNNNNNNNNNNNNNNNNNNNNNNNNNNNNNNNNNNNNNNNNNNNNNNNNNNNNNNNNNNNNNNNNNNNNNNNNNNNNNNNNNNNNNNNNNNNNNNNNNNNNNNNNNNNNNNNNNNNNNNNNNNNNNNNNNNNNNNNNNNNNNNNNNNNNNNNNNNNNNNNNNNNNNNNNNNNNNNNNNNNNNNNNNNNNNNNNNNNNNNNNNNNNNNNNNNNNNNNNNNNNNNNNNNNNNNNNNNNNNNNNNNNNNNNNNNNNNNNNNNNNNNNNNNNNNNNNNNNNNNNNNNNNNNNNNNNNNNNNNNNNNNNNNNNNNNNNNNNNNNNNNNNNNNNNNNNNNNNNNNNNNNNNNNNNNNNNNNNNNNNNNNNNNNNNNNNNNNNNNNNNNNNNNNNNNNNNNNNNNNNNNNNNNNNNNNNNNNNNNNNNNNNNNNNNNNNNNNNNNNNNNNNNNNNNNNNNNNNNNNNNNNNNNNNNNNNNNNNNNNNNNNNNNNNNNNNNNNNNNNNNNNNNNNNNNNNNNNNNNNNNNNNNNNNNNNNNNNNNNNNNNNNNNNNNNNNNNNNNNNNNNNNNNNNNNNNNNNNNNNNNNNNNNNNNNNNNNNNNNNNNNNNNNNNNNNNNNNNNNNNNNNNNNNNNNNNNNNNNNNNNNNNNNNNNNNNNNNNNNNNNNNNNNNNNNNNNNNNNNNNNNNNNNNNNNNNNNNNNNNNNNNNNNNNNNNNNNNNNNNNNNNNNNNNNNNNNNNNNNNNNNNNNNNNNNNNNNNNNNNNNNNNNNNNNNNNNNNNNNNNNNNNNNNNNNNNNNNNNNNNNNNNNNNNNNNNNNNNNNNNNNNNNNNNNNNNNNNNNNNNNNNNNNNNNNNNNNNNNNNNNNNNNNNNNNNNNNNNNNNNNNNNNNNNNNNNNNNNNNNNNNNNNNNNNNNNNNNNNNNNNNNNNNNNNNNNNNNNNNNNNNNNNNNNNNNNNNNNNNNNNNNNNNNNNNNNNNNNNNNNNNNNNNNNNNNNNNNNNNNNNNNNNNNNNNNNNNNNNNNNNNNNNNNNNNNNNNNNNNNNNNNNNNNNNNNNNNNNNNNNNNNNNNNNNNNNNNNNNNNNNNNNNNNNNNNNNNNNNNNNNNNNNNNNNNNNNNNNNNNNNNNNNNNNNNNNNNNNNNNNNNNNNNNNNNNNNNNNNNNNNNNNNNNNNNNNNNNNNNNNNNNNNNNNNNNNNNNNNNNNNNNNNNNNNNNNNNNNNNNNNNNNNNNNNNNNNNNNNNNNNNNNNNNNNNNNNNNNNNNNNNNNNNNNNNNNNNNNNNNNNNNNNNNNNNNNNNNNNNNNNNNNNNNNNNNNNNNNNNNNNNNNNNNNNNNNNNNNNNNNNNNNNNNNNNNNNNNNNNNNNNNNNNNNNNNNNNNNNNNNNNNNNNNNNNNNNNNNNNNNNNNNNNNNNNNNNNNNNNNNNNNNNNNNNNNNNNNNNNNNNNNNNNNNNNNNNNNNNNNNNNNNNNNNNNNNNNNNNNNNNNNNNNNNNNNNNNNNNNNNNNNNNNNNNNNNNNNNNNNNNNNNNNNNNNNNNNNNNNNNNNNNNNNNNNNNNNNNNNNNNNNNNNNNNNNNNNNNNNNNNNNNNNNNNNNNNNNNNNNNNNNNNNNNNNNNNNNNNNNNNNNNNNNNNNNNNNNNNNNNNNNNNNNNNNNNNNNNNNNNNNNNNNNNNNNNNNNNNNNNNNNNNNNNNNNNNNNNNNNNNNNNNNNNNNNNNNNNNNNNNNNNNNNNNNNNNNNNNNNNNNNNNNNNNNNNNNNNNNNNNNNNNNNNNNNNNNNNNNNNNNNNNNNNNNNNNNNNNNNNNNNNNNNNNNNNNNNNNNNNNNNNNNNNNNNNNNNNNNNNNNNNNNNNNNNNNNNNNNNNNNNNNNNNNNNNNNNNNNNNNNNNNNNNNNNNNNNNNNNNNNNNNNNNNNNNNNNNNNNNNNNNNNNNNNNNNNNNNNNNNNNNNNNNNNNNNNNNNNNNNNNNNNNNNNNNNNNNNNNNNNNNNNNNNNNNNNNNNNNNNNNNNNNNNNNNNNNNNNNNNNNNNNNNNNNNNNNNNNNNNNNNNNNNNNNNNNNNNNNNNNNNNNNNNNNNNNNNNNNNNNNNNNNNNNNNNNNNNNNNNNNNNNNNNNNNNNNNNNNNNNNNNNNNNNNNNNNNNNNNNNNNNNNNNNNNNNNNNNNNNNNNNNNNNNNNNNNNNNNNNNNNNNNNNNNNNNNNNNNNNNNNNNNNNNNNNNNNNNNNNNNNNNNNNNNNNNNNNNNNNNNNNNNNNNNNNNNNNNNNNNNNNNNNNNNNNNNNNNNNNNNNNNNNNNNNNNNNNNNNNNNNNNNNNNNNNNNNNNNNNNNNNNNNNNNNNNNNNNNNNNNNNNNNNNNNNNNNNNNNNNNNNNNNNNNNNNNNNNNNNNNNNNNNNNNNNNNNNNNNNNNNNNNNNNNNNNNNNNNNNNNNNNNNNNNNNNNNNNNNNNNNNNNNNNNNNNNNNNNNNNNNNNNNNNNNNNNNNNNNNNNNNNNNNNNNNNNNNNNNNNNNNNNNNNNNNNNNNNNNNNNNNNNNNNNNNNNNNNNNNNNNNNNNNNNNNNNNNNNNNNNNNNNNNNNNNNNNNNNNNNNNNNNNNNNNNNNNNNNNNNNNNNNNNNNNNNNNNNNNNNNNNNNNNNNNNNNNNNNNNNNNNNNNNNNNNNNNNNNNNNNNNNNNNNNNNNNNNNNNNNNNNNNNNNNNNNNNNNNNNNNNNNNNNNNNNNNNNNNNNNNNNNNNNNNNNNNNNNNNNNNNNNNNNNNNNNNNNNNNNNNNNNNNNNNNNNNNNNNNNNNNNNNNNNNNNN
It encodes the following:
- the LOC104725245 gene encoding dirigent protein 2-like → MAKRFLLLLSPFLTTLLLAVTVTESEAYATTTTPYQGYKPEKFTHLHFYFHDVISGDKPTAIRVAEAPGTNSSAIKFGVIMIADDPLTDGPDPSSKEVGRAQGMYASTDLKDLIFTMVFNLAFTEGQFNGSTLAMYGRNAIMTKLREMPIIGGTGAFRFARGYAQAQTYKLVGQDAVVEYNVFIWH